The Heyndrickxia vini genome contains a region encoding:
- the sigW gene encoding RNA polymerase sigma factor SigW has protein sequence MELLVKKRIKQVLKGDQNAYGEIVEIYKDKVLQICYRMLGNLHEAEDIAQEAFIRAFINIHSFKQERKFSTWLYRIATNLCIDRLRKKKPDYYLDAEVAGTDGLTMYSQIAATGKAPDVEVMDYELQETIQLAIQSLPEKYRSVIVLKYLEELSLNEISQILELPLGTVKTRIHRGREALRKQLRNL, from the coding sequence ATGGAACTATTGGTTAAAAAAAGAATAAAACAAGTGTTAAAAGGTGACCAAAATGCTTACGGAGAGATAGTGGAAATATATAAAGATAAAGTTCTTCAAATTTGCTATCGAATGTTAGGTAACTTGCATGAGGCCGAAGATATTGCGCAAGAGGCTTTTATTCGTGCATTTATAAATATTCATAGCTTTAAACAGGAAAGGAAATTTTCCACTTGGTTATACCGAATTGCCACTAATTTATGTATTGATCGTTTAAGAAAGAAAAAGCCTGATTACTACCTGGACGCGGAGGTAGCAGGAACGGATGGTTTAACAATGTATTCGCAAATTGCTGCAACAGGTAAAGCACCAGATGTAGAAGTAATGGATTATGAATTACAGGAAACAATTCAATTGGCAATCCAGTCACTTCCCGAAAAATACCGATCAGTTATTGTGTTGAAATATCTTGAAGAGCTTTCGTTAAATGAAATTAGCCAAATCCTAGAATTACCCTTAGGAACAGTAAAGACGAGGATTCATAGGGGACGCGAGGCTTTGAGAAAGCAACTTCGAAATTTATAG
- the cdaA gene encoding diadenylate cyclase CdaA, protein MPFADFNFFDYISNIIDILLVWYVIYKILMIIRGTKAVQVLKGIIVILIVRNLSIFLGLSTLNWIMEQAIDWGFLALIIIFQPEIRRALEQLGRGKLFSRGTMQEEEEQSRIIDAIVTATSYMAKRRIGALISIERETGLSDYIETGIALDSKISSELLINIFIPNTPLHDGAVILQKNQVAAAACYLPLSESPFISKELGTRHRAALGISEVTDSLTIIVSEETGAISLTKNSELHRDLKIDQFKGMLEKEFMISMNKQASSSIWNWRVKKRG, encoded by the coding sequence ATGCCGTTTGCAGACTTCAATTTTTTTGACTATATCTCTAATATTATTGACATTTTACTCGTATGGTACGTGATCTATAAGATATTAATGATCATACGTGGTACGAAGGCAGTACAAGTTTTAAAAGGGATCATCGTTATCCTAATTGTAAGGAATTTAAGTATTTTTCTGGGCCTAAGTACCTTAAATTGGATTATGGAACAAGCCATTGATTGGGGATTTCTTGCCTTAATTATTATTTTCCAGCCAGAAATAAGGCGGGCGTTAGAACAATTGGGAAGAGGAAAGTTATTTTCCCGAGGAACCATGCAAGAAGAAGAGGAACAATCGAGAATTATTGATGCTATCGTTACGGCTACAAGTTATATGGCGAAGCGAAGAATTGGCGCACTAATTTCGATTGAAAGGGAAACAGGTCTTAGTGATTACATAGAAACAGGAATAGCTTTGGATTCCAAAATCTCATCCGAATTACTAATAAACATTTTTATCCCTAATACACCTCTACATGATGGAGCTGTTATTTTACAGAAAAATCAAGTGGCGGCAGCAGCTTGCTACTTACCTTTGTCAGAAAGCCCATTCATTTCTAAGGAATTGGGAACTAGACATCGGGCAGCCCTAGGGATAAGTGAAGTAACAGATAGTTTAACGATCATTGTATCTGAAGAAACAGGTGCAATATCATTAACGAAAAATAGTGAACTTCACCGTGATTTAAAGATAGACCAATTCAAGGGGATGCTTGAAAAGGAATTTATGATTTCAATGAATAAGCAGGCTTCCTCATCAATTTGGAATTGGAGGGTGAAGAAGCGTGGATAA
- a CDS encoding CdaR family protein, which produces MDKFMDNKWFIRIVALFLALLLYISVSIESNDKAKDTKQKNENDVVQNMPVDIIYDQQNYVVSGAPETVDVTIDGPKGLVRSTRNLKNFTVYIDLSDAEIGKQRVKIKYKDLSDKLTAKISPAYATVTVQEKVTKEFRVDAEFNSNLLASGFEAETPSVDPKTVKITGAKDVIDQITYVKATIDSKREISTTITRDAKVQVLDKSLNKLDVDVDPETVEVTVPVKNPSKTVPITVNPIGDEKDGIVINSITTVPKHVKIYGRSDVLKSIDALSVDVDISKYDKDTELDVPIKVPKGINKLEPEIVKVRLNISEKTEEKTFSNIKVSSTGLADDYTMEFLSPLDGAVDLTINGTTKLLKNISASSFDILMDLSGLSPGVHEVNLEVDGPKDITWELSKKKAKIRLTEKDSGDI; this is translated from the coding sequence GTGGATAAATTTATGGATAATAAATGGTTTATTCGTATCGTAGCTTTGTTCTTAGCATTATTGCTATATATATCGGTAAGTATTGAAAGTAATGATAAAGCCAAAGATACAAAGCAAAAAAATGAAAATGACGTTGTGCAAAATATGCCTGTTGATATTATTTATGACCAACAGAATTATGTAGTTTCAGGTGCTCCGGAAACGGTTGATGTAACCATTGATGGGCCAAAGGGTTTAGTACGGTCAACAAGAAACCTTAAGAATTTTACCGTTTATATCGATTTAAGTGATGCTGAAATTGGAAAACAGCGAGTGAAAATAAAATATAAAGATTTATCGGATAAATTAACGGCCAAAATATCTCCAGCATATGCTACGGTCACTGTTCAAGAGAAAGTGACAAAGGAATTTAGGGTAGATGCAGAGTTCAATTCGAATTTATTAGCAAGCGGTTTTGAAGCCGAAACCCCTTCCGTTGATCCAAAGACGGTAAAAATAACAGGGGCAAAAGATGTGATTGACCAAATTACGTATGTAAAAGCGACAATTGATTCGAAACGAGAAATTAGTACGACAATTACAAGAGATGCTAAAGTGCAAGTGTTAGACAAATCATTAAATAAATTAGACGTAGATGTTGATCCGGAAACGGTAGAAGTGACCGTCCCGGTTAAAAATCCAAGTAAAACTGTTCCGATTACCGTAAATCCGATTGGGGATGAAAAGGATGGAATTGTTATTAATAGTATTACGACAGTACCAAAACATGTGAAAATTTATGGTAGAAGTGATGTATTAAAATCTATTGATGCATTAAGCGTGGATGTAGATATTAGCAAATATGATAAAGATACAGAACTTGATGTTCCGATTAAAGTACCAAAAGGGATTAATAAATTGGAACCGGAAATTGTAAAAGTCCGATTAAATATTAGTGAGAAAACCGAAGAAAAGACGTTCAGTAATATTAAAGTAAGCAGTACAGGTTTAGCTGATGACTATACGATGGAATTTTTATCCCCCTTAGATGGTGCTGTGGATTTAACAATAAATGGTACAACCAAATTATTAAAAAACATTAGTGCTTCAAGTTTTGATATTCTTATGGATTTATCGGGTTTATCTCCTGGAGTACATGAAGTAAATCTAGAAGTCGATGGACCGAAAGATATAACATGGGAGCTGTCGAAAAAGAAAGCGAAGATTCGCTTGACGGAGAAAGATAGTGGAGATATTTAA
- a CDS encoding cation diffusion facilitator family transporter has translation MKDIIKLLRQGNKSAMLAAIVNAVISIIKGIAFLLTGNIAMFAETMHSLGDAANQFFVFIGSALSKKAPTDRFPNGFGRVVNLVLLGAVLIVGIMSYETIKEGFHHILKPTQSEGFFINIIVLGAAVVLESFVLFKAMKEILHEVGDDTKGPAIFLQSVKYLGKAKPATKLVFMEDTVATAGGLLAIIAVIISHFSSFHQAEGIASVLIGIMMFIVVGKVFLDNAAGAIGEADEEMELKIGNIVMEDPNVKDIQDITVIKEGEELHVEVEIEVDPSLTVAQADDIKDRLEERIMAEKGIADVTIEFDEDDGVNNWEEEKKEVIDEK, from the coding sequence ATGAAAGACATAATAAAACTTTTAAGACAGGGAAATAAATCCGCAATGTTAGCGGCAATAGTCAATGCAGTTATTTCAATCATTAAAGGAATCGCTTTCCTTTTAACAGGTAATATTGCAATGTTTGCAGAAACGATGCATAGTTTGGGAGATGCAGCTAATCAATTTTTTGTATTTATTGGTTCAGCCTTGAGTAAAAAAGCTCCTACGGATCGTTTTCCAAATGGTTTTGGTAGGGTTGTAAACTTAGTCCTTTTAGGAGCCGTTCTAATTGTAGGGATTATGTCTTATGAAACAATTAAGGAAGGATTTCATCATATTTTAAAACCCACGCAGTCAGAAGGTTTTTTCATAAATATCATTGTTCTAGGTGCAGCAGTAGTCCTAGAGAGTTTTGTTTTATTTAAGGCAATGAAAGAAATTCTTCATGAAGTGGGGGATGATACAAAAGGTCCCGCTATTTTCCTTCAGAGTGTAAAATACTTAGGTAAGGCTAAGCCAGCAACAAAGCTAGTGTTTATGGAAGATACAGTCGCTACCGCTGGTGGACTCTTAGCCATTATTGCGGTAATAATTTCTCATTTTTCATCATTTCATCAAGCTGAAGGAATTGCCTCCGTATTAATTGGAATCATGATGTTTATTGTTGTCGGAAAGGTATTTTTAGACAATGCGGCGGGAGCCATCGGTGAAGCGGATGAAGAGATGGAGTTAAAAATTGGTAATATCGTAATGGAGGATCCAAATGTTAAGGATATCCAAGATATCACCGTTATTAAAGAAGGAGAGGAACTACATGTCGAGGTAGAGATCGAAGTCGATCCAAGCTTAACTGTAGCGCAGGCCGATGATATCAAAGATCGCTTGGAAGAAAGAATTATGGCTGAAAAAGGAATAGCTGATGTGACCATTGAGTTTGACGAAGATGACGGAGTGAATAATTGGGAGGAAGAGAAAAAAGAGGTTATAGACGAAAAGTAG
- the glmS gene encoding glutamine--fructose-6-phosphate transaminase (isomerizing): MCGIVGYIGNQDAKELLLKGLEKLEYRGYDSAGIAVKNESGIHVFKEKGRIADLREVVDGDVMGHIGIGHTRWATHGVPSKENAHPHQSSSTRFTLVHNGVIENYSLLQQEYLQDITLKSETDTEIIVQLVEKFVSDGMSVEEAFRKTLTLLHGSYALALLDAENEDTIFVAKNKSPLLVGVGEGFNVVASDAMAMIQVTDQFIELMDKEMVIVKKDEMIIQNLIGEKIAREPYKALIDASDIEKGTYPHYMLKEIDEQPLVMRKIIQAYQDINGDLTIDSDIVKALNDADRIYIVACGTSYHAGLVGKQMIEHLAEIPVEVHVASEMGYNMPLLSKKPLFIFISQSGETADSRAVLVKVKELGYKAITITNVPGSTLSREADYTLLLHAGPEIAVASTKAYTAQIAVLSILASVAGKKADLDLVHELGIVANAMEVLCDSKEEFEKMAFEYFTVTRNAFFIGRALDYYVCLEGALKLKEISYIQAEGFAGGELKHGTIALIEDGTPIVALATQENVNWSIRGNVKEVVARGANPCIISMKGLETDEDRFVIPEVHELLTPLVSVVPLQLLAYYAALHRDCDVDKPRNLAKSVTVE, translated from the coding sequence ATGTGTGGTATCGTTGGATATATTGGAAATCAAGATGCGAAGGAACTTTTATTAAAAGGCTTAGAAAAGCTTGAATATAGAGGGTATGATTCTGCTGGAATAGCAGTGAAAAATGAATCAGGGATTCACGTATTTAAAGAAAAGGGACGTATTGCAGATCTTCGTGAAGTGGTTGATGGAGATGTAATGGGTCATATCGGAATCGGACATACACGCTGGGCAACACATGGAGTGCCGAGTAAAGAAAATGCACATCCACATCAAAGTTCAAGTACAAGATTTACTCTTGTTCATAATGGAGTTATTGAAAACTATTCACTTTTGCAGCAAGAGTATTTACAAGACATAACACTTAAAAGCGAAACGGATACAGAAATTATCGTACAATTAGTAGAAAAGTTTGTTTCTGACGGCATGAGTGTTGAGGAAGCTTTCCGAAAAACGTTAACCTTATTACACGGTTCATATGCACTTGCATTACTGGATGCGGAAAACGAAGATACGATTTTCGTTGCGAAAAACAAAAGCCCATTATTAGTTGGTGTTGGAGAAGGGTTTAATGTTGTCGCAAGTGACGCGATGGCGATGATTCAAGTAACCGATCAATTTATTGAGTTAATGGATAAAGAAATGGTCATTGTGAAAAAGGATGAAATGATTATCCAAAACTTAATAGGTGAAAAGATTGCTAGGGAACCTTATAAAGCACTCATTGATGCGAGCGATATCGAAAAGGGCACATACCCTCACTATATGTTGAAGGAAATCGATGAACAGCCGCTTGTCATGAGAAAAATTATTCAAGCGTATCAGGACATTAATGGTGATCTAACCATCGATTCTGATATCGTGAAAGCATTGAACGATGCTGATCGTATCTATATTGTTGCTTGCGGCACAAGCTATCACGCAGGACTTGTTGGAAAACAGATGATCGAACATCTAGCAGAAATTCCTGTGGAAGTTCATGTAGCTAGTGAAATGGGCTATAATATGCCTTTATTATCGAAGAAGCCATTATTTATTTTCATCTCTCAAAGTGGTGAAACAGCAGATAGCCGTGCAGTCCTTGTGAAGGTGAAAGAGCTGGGATATAAAGCAATTACAATTACAAATGTTCCAGGTTCTACTTTATCTCGTGAAGCGGATTACACATTGTTGTTACACGCCGGCCCTGAAATTGCGGTTGCCTCAACAAAAGCTTACACTGCCCAAATCGCGGTATTATCTATTCTTGCAAGTGTAGCAGGCAAAAAAGCTGATCTTGATCTTGTTCACGAACTAGGGATTGTTGCTAATGCGATGGAAGTTCTTTGCGATTCTAAAGAAGAATTTGAAAAAATGGCCTTTGAATATTTCACTGTGACACGTAATGCTTTCTTTATTGGCCGTGCCCTTGATTACTATGTATGTCTTGAAGGTGCACTAAAGCTTAAAGAAATTTCCTATATTCAAGCAGAAGGTTTTGCAGGCGGTGAATTAAAGCATGGTACCATCGCTTTAATCGAAGATGGTACACCAATCGTCGCCCTTGCAACTCAAGAAAATGTAAACTGGAGCATACGCGGAAACGTTAAAGAAGTCGTCGCTCGTGGAGCAAACCCATGCATCATTTCCATGAAAGGACTCGAAACAGACGAAGACCGATTTGTCATTCCAGAAGTACATGAATTATTAACACCTCTTGTCTCTGTAGTACCACTGCAACTTCTCGCTTATTACGCTGCTTTGCATCGTGATTGTGACGTAGATAAGCCACGTAACTTGGCGAAGAGTGTGACGGTGGAGTAA
- a CDS encoding TnsA endonuclease N-terminal domain-containing protein codes for MAKRKNRWDEAKILRYIKEGRGQGELANYIPWLKIQDFPSSGNVTRLKGWKTTRQHEFLSNLERDYFFLLEWNDYVHDIREQFPLDREYTYQIASEKGIPHPVDHNTNTPIVFTTDFFITIKTNKGHKYLARTIKPSEHLENKRVIEKFEIEREYWNRKNIDWGIVTEKEIPMEISKNIQWFHKSYYIDEHESHSAKDFLKFLNSKRLHNLNVLEVCNSFDEMYHLEQGSSLLYLKHLIARKYIFIDINTKVNIRRLTTSEVILNVKGDLNFDYVSS; via the coding sequence ATGGCTAAAAGGAAAAATAGATGGGACGAAGCTAAAATACTAAGATATATTAAAGAGGGGAGGGGCCAAGGAGAGCTTGCAAATTATATACCGTGGTTAAAGATTCAGGATTTCCCTTCTAGCGGAAATGTTACTCGATTAAAGGGTTGGAAAACAACTAGACAACATGAATTCCTTTCGAATTTAGAGAGAGATTACTTTTTTCTTTTAGAGTGGAATGATTATGTTCATGACATACGTGAACAATTTCCCCTTGATAGAGAATATACATATCAAATTGCATCAGAAAAGGGTATACCTCATCCAGTAGACCACAACACAAATACCCCTATAGTCTTTACTACAGATTTTTTCATCACTATAAAAACTAATAAAGGACATAAATATCTTGCCAGAACTATTAAACCAAGTGAACACCTTGAGAACAAGAGAGTAATTGAGAAATTTGAAATTGAAAGGGAATATTGGAACAGAAAAAATATTGATTGGGGTATTGTTACTGAAAAAGAGATACCAATGGAAATTTCAAAAAACATTCAATGGTTTCATAAATCCTACTACATTGATGAACATGAATCACATTCAGCGAAAGATTTCCTGAAATTCTTGAATTCAAAAAGGCTTCACAATTTAAATGTGTTAGAAGTATGTAATTCATTTGATGAAATGTATCATTTAGAACAAGGTTCTAGCCTATTATATTTAAAACATCTTATCGCTCGAAAATACATTTTTATTGATATAAATACAAAGGTCAATATTAGAAGGTTAACTACTAGTGAAGTGATTTTAAATGTGAAGGGAGATCTAAATTTTGATTACGTTAGCAGTTAA
- a CDS encoding anti-sigma factor family protein, with product MRTQLNTCSEEIILFMHEYMDGDISPKHETLLKEHLQTCADCRRHFQELKKTTALIKSTPFISTSSDFTSKVMARLPKEKRKVGIKRWVTHHPLIAAASLFIILMGGSILSMWNNNQEFSFTKKPNLQVENHTVIVPKGETVKGDILVKNGDLRIEGKVDGSVTVINGDINGEKYMASAGHVTGDIKEINEMFDWLWFQIKNGGKEIVSFFNGDK from the coding sequence ATGAGAACGCAATTGAATACTTGTTCTGAAGAAATTATTCTCTTTATGCATGAATATATGGATGGCGATATATCCCCTAAGCATGAAACATTATTAAAAGAACATCTTCAAACATGTGCTGACTGCAGAAGGCATTTTCAGGAACTAAAGAAAACAACAGCATTAATAAAAAGTACACCATTCATATCCACTTCAAGTGATTTTACGTCGAAAGTAATGGCAAGATTACCAAAAGAGAAACGAAAAGTTGGCATAAAACGTTGGGTAACCCATCATCCGTTAATTGCTGCTGCTTCCTTGTTTATTATTCTAATGGGGGGAAGTATTCTCTCTATGTGGAATAACAATCAAGAATTTTCATTTACGAAAAAGCCGAACTTACAAGTGGAAAATCACACCGTTATTGTTCCGAAAGGAGAGACGGTTAAAGGTGATATTTTAGTTAAAAATGGTGACTTACGTATAGAGGGAAAAGTAGACGGTAGTGTAACAGTTATTAATGGCGATATTAATGGTGAGAAATATATGGCCTCAGCAGGTCATGTAACAGGAGACATTAAAGAAATTAATGAAATGTTTGATTGGCTATGGTTCCAAATAAAAAATGGTGGCAAAGAAATAGTAAGCTTTTTCAACGGTGATAAGTAA
- the glmM gene encoding phosphoglucosamine mutase, with protein MGKYFGTDGVRGVANSELTPELAFKLGRYGGYVLTKNTERPKVLIGRDTRISGHMLEGALVAGLLSIGAEVMRLGVISTPGVAYLTKALGAQAGVMISASHNPVADNGIKFFGSDGYKLSDEQEAEIEQILDMEEDQLPRPVGGDLGVVNDYFEGGQKYLQFLKQTVDEDFSGIHLALDCANGATSSLATHLFADLEADISTMGASPDGLNINDGVGSTHPESLAAFVKEKEADVGLAFDGDGDRIIAVDENGGIVDGDQIMFICAKYMKSEARLKQSTVVSTVMSNLGFHKGLEALGIKSIQTAVGDRYVVEEMKTNNYNLGGEQSGHIIFLDYNSTGDGLLTGLQLLNIMKATKKPLSELAGEMKKYPQKLVNIRVQDKYHVTDNEKVKVIIEQIEKEMAGNGRILVRPSGTEPLVRVMAEAATEEACESYVNRIAEVVNEEMGLSEE; from the coding sequence ATGGGTAAATATTTCGGTACAGATGGAGTAAGAGGAGTAGCCAATTCTGAACTAACACCAGAATTAGCATTTAAATTAGGTCGTTATGGTGGATACGTGTTAACCAAAAATACGGAGCGTCCAAAAGTACTCATCGGTCGTGATACTCGTATATCGGGGCATATGCTTGAGGGAGCTTTGGTGGCAGGACTTTTATCAATTGGTGCGGAAGTTATGCGCCTAGGTGTCATTTCTACTCCAGGAGTCGCTTACCTTACAAAAGCTTTAGGTGCACAAGCTGGCGTAATGATTTCGGCCTCACACAACCCAGTAGCCGATAATGGTATCAAGTTTTTTGGATCCGATGGGTATAAGCTTTCAGATGAACAAGAAGCGGAGATTGAACAAATTCTTGATATGGAAGAAGATCAATTACCAAGACCTGTTGGCGGGGATCTTGGTGTTGTTAATGATTATTTTGAAGGCGGGCAAAAATATTTACAGTTCCTTAAACAAACTGTAGACGAAGATTTTTCCGGTATTCATCTAGCCTTAGATTGTGCGAACGGTGCTACTTCCTCATTAGCAACTCATCTATTTGCTGATTTAGAGGCGGATATTTCAACGATGGGTGCATCTCCAGATGGCTTGAATATCAATGACGGTGTAGGTTCTACTCATCCGGAAAGCCTAGCAGCATTTGTGAAAGAAAAAGAAGCGGATGTCGGACTTGCTTTTGATGGAGATGGAGACCGTATCATTGCTGTTGATGAGAATGGTGGCATTGTAGACGGTGATCAAATTATGTTCATCTGTGCTAAATACATGAAAAGTGAAGCTCGACTCAAACAATCAACAGTTGTATCAACAGTAATGAGCAACCTAGGGTTTCATAAAGGGTTAGAAGCGTTAGGAATCAAGAGCATTCAAACGGCAGTCGGGGACCGCTACGTTGTTGAAGAAATGAAAACGAATAACTATAATCTTGGTGGCGAACAGTCCGGCCATATTATCTTCCTAGATTATAATTCAACCGGTGATGGGTTATTAACCGGATTACAGCTTCTTAATATTATGAAAGCAACGAAAAAACCATTATCAGAACTTGCTGGAGAAATGAAAAAGTATCCACAAAAGCTTGTGAATATTCGTGTACAAGATAAGTATCATGTAACTGACAATGAAAAAGTAAAAGTGATTATTGAGCAGATAGAAAAAGAAATGGCCGGAAACGGGAGAATTCTTGTCCGTCCTTCTGGTACTGAGCCGTTAGTACGGGTTATGGCAGAAGCTGCTACAGAAGAAGCTTGTGAATCCTATGTTAATAGAATTGCAGAAGTCGTTAATGAAGAAATGGGTCTTTCCGAGGAATAA
- the rocF gene encoding arginase, which translates to MKKKITILGVPMDLGQSRRGVNMGPSAIRYAGVVERLEKLGYVVTDQGDIEIGAAERIHDPETNMKNLKAVAEANALLGEKVDGIVEKGEFPLIFGGDHSIAIGTLAGVSKHYNNLGVIWYDAHGDLNIADTSPSGNIHGMPLAASLGHGHRTLTEIGGYAPKVKHENIVIIGARDLDEGEKELIKDKNIKVFTMHEIDKLGMTKVIEESINYLKDKTDGVHLSLDLDALDPSDCPGVGTPVLGGISYRESHLAMEMLAESGIITSAEFVEVNPILDERNRTATVAVALMGSLFGEKLL; encoded by the coding sequence ATGAAAAAAAAAATTACTATACTTGGAGTTCCGATGGATTTAGGACAATCTCGTAGAGGGGTTAATATGGGACCTAGTGCGATCAGATATGCCGGTGTTGTGGAACGGCTAGAAAAGCTTGGTTATGTAGTGACCGATCAGGGCGATATTGAAATTGGTGCAGCTGAGCGTATACACGATCCGGAAACGAATATGAAGAATTTGAAAGCGGTTGCGGAGGCTAATGCTTTATTAGGTGAGAAGGTCGATGGAATTGTAGAGAAAGGGGAGTTTCCACTAATATTTGGCGGAGATCACAGTATTGCCATAGGAACATTAGCAGGTGTCTCTAAACACTATAATAACCTAGGTGTCATTTGGTATGATGCCCATGGAGATTTAAATATTGCTGATACTTCCCCATCAGGAAATATCCACGGTATGCCGCTCGCAGCCAGTTTAGGGCATGGACATCGGACACTAACTGAAATTGGCGGCTATGCTCCTAAAGTAAAACACGAAAATATCGTAATAATTGGTGCGAGAGATCTTGATGAAGGAGAAAAAGAGCTAATCAAGGACAAAAATATCAAAGTGTTTACTATGCATGAAATTGATAAACTAGGTATGACTAAAGTAATTGAAGAATCAATTAACTATTTAAAGGACAAAACGGATGGGGTACATTTATCCCTTGATTTGGATGCGTTGGATCCAAGTGATTGTCCGGGTGTGGGCACTCCTGTACTCGGAGGCATCAGCTACCGTGAAAGTCATTTAGCTATGGAAATGCTAGCAGAGTCAGGAATTATCACTTCTGCCGAATTTGTGGAAGTCAATCCAATATTAGATGAAAGAAACCGTACCGCAACCGTCGCAGTAGCATTAATGGGCTCGTTATTCGGAGAAAAACTTTTATAA